The window ACGTGCACGGTCACCTCCGGCATGGGCGCGCAGGAGAAGGCCGGCTACCTCAAGGCCCTCCGGAGCAAGGACCGCCCGGACTACAGCGCCCTGTTCATGACGGACACCGGGGTGTACCTGAGCCTGAAGGACGGCAAACGCCCGTGCGAGGAGGCGGAGGTGAAGATCGGCCACTTCCGGGTCGACATGACCCGCGCCACGGGCAGGCCGGGCTTCTCCTACTCCTACAAACCGATCAACACCGTCATCGTCAAGGTCGGCCCCCGCGACGGATTCGCCCAGGGGAGCGTCCCCCCGCCACCGGAGGGATGCGGGGGAACACTGTCCGTCCTGTACGTCGGTGACGAGATCACCGAGGACGACCTGCCGGACGAACTCCGGCTCCCCGGCGCCGATTCCCCGCTCGACTGGACGCTGGTCGTGCTCCCTGAGGACCGCGCCCTCGACGGGGTCTTCCAGCCGCCGGCCGGCGTGGGGGACTGCTGAGCCGGCCCGGGGGACGGCGCGCCGTGGGGGTGTGCGCCGACCGCCGGGCCACGGGGCCGCTCCTCGGCGGGGGAGCGGGAGAACACGACGGGCGGTACCGCTGGGGGGCGGTACCGCCCGTCGTGACGGGGCCGGGCCCGGTTCGCTCGTGCGGGTGACGCGTCGGGGGAGCGGCGGGTGCGCCGGTCCCGCCCGACGGGGGCCGGACACCGCTCCGGGGTTCGGCGGGCCGGAACCGGGAGGGTCGAGGGTCGCCGCCCGCGCGGATCCGAGCGTAGGCCGTACGGCCCATGTGCGGCCGATCCCGCAGCAGTTGAGGGCGCCCGCCGTCTGGTACCTCTGGCCCCATGCCCTCCCGAATGCTGCTGCTGCGCTGCCTGCTGGGCGCCGCCCTGCTCATGCCCGCCCAGGCCGCGGTCGCCGTCACCGCCACCGGCGGCGAAGGACGCACCGTCGACTACCGCGGGCTGCGGCTCACCGTCCCCGCCGACTGGCGGGTCGTCGACCTCGACCTGACCCCCGACGCCTGCCTGCGCCTCGACCGGCCCACGCTGTACCTCGGCCACGCCGGGACCCAGGCCGAATGCACCGGCCGGGCCGCCGTCACCCGCGCCGACACCCTGCACCTGGAGCCCCTCGACGGGGCCCCGCCGCGCGCCGACGTCCCCACCCTGAAGGCGAACCCCGGGGCCCCGCTCCCGCGGACCGGGAGCGACAGCAACGAGCTGCGGTACGCCCTGCGCGGCTCCGGGGTGATGGCCACCGTCTCGTACGGCACCGGACCCGACGCGGTACGCGGCCTCCTGGAGCGGGCCCGCCGCACGCCCGCCGGCGCCCCCGGGACGGTGGCGGACACGGTGACCGCCGCCCTGCCGGCGCCCCGTACCGCCCAGGAACCGTTCACCGGCCTCGGCTTCGACGCCTGTACCGCCCCGACCCAGTCGGCGATGACCGCCTGGCGGCAGGGCTCGCCCTTCGGCGCCGTCGGCGTGTACATCGGCGGCCCGGCCCGGGCCTGCGCCCAGCCCCGACTGACCGCCGGCTGGGTCGGCAAGCAGACCGAGGCGGGCTGGCACCTGATGCCGATCTGGGTGGGCCCGCAGCCCTGGCGCAGCAACACCACCGGGCTGTCCACCGACCCCTCCCGGGCCAACGAGCAGGGCATCGCGGCCGCCGAGGGCGCCGCCGACGCGGCGCGGTCACTGGGCCTGGGCCCGGGCACGCTCCTCTACAACGACCTGGAGCACTACACCGACCGGGCCACCTGGGACGCCCCGGTCGTGGCCTACCTCACCGCCTGGACGGTGCGGCTGCACGAGCTGGGCTACAAGTCGGCGGCCTACGTGCACGCGGCCTCCGGGGTGCCGGCGCTGAGCGCGCACCACCACCAGGCGCCGCAGGCCATGCCGGACGTGCTGTGGGTGGCGCGGTGGAACCTGTCGGCGACCGTCTCGGACGCCGACATGGGCCTGCCCACCGGGACGACCAAGTGGGCGGGCCCGCGCCGGGCCCACCAGTTCCGCGGCGGGCACGACGCCACGTACGGCGGGGTGACGATCAACATCGACCGCAGTTGGATCGACGTCGACCCCCGGCTCCTGACCGTCCCCGGGACGATCGGGATCGGCCCCCTGGCCTGACGCGCGGCTCAGCCGGCGGGGGAGTCCCCGGCCGGGTCCTCGCGCGGTGGCTCGTCGTCGTTGCCCCGGCGCAGGGTGTGGACGCCGTGCTCCGGGGTCCACGTCCGCACCACCAGGTCGTCGCCCTCGACGGTGATCCGCACGATCTCCGTCAGGTCGGCGTGGAAGAGGTGGAAGGGGTGCGGGGTCTCGGTCTCCTCCGCGTACCGGTGGAGCTCCGGCGGGTCCACCAGCTCCAGCGCCCGCCCGGAGATCCGGACGTCCCCGCCCTCCATCTCCTCACCGGGGCCCGGATTGCAGTGCAGCGCGAAACGGGGATCGCGCTGGAGGTCCCTGGCCTTCATGGAGCCGGGCATCATGCCGAGCCACAGCTCCCCGCCGCGGATGTCCACGTTCAGCCCGGCCAGTCGGGGCGAGCCGTCCTTGCGGAGGGTGCCGAGGACGTGGTGCGGATACTGCGCGAAGCGGGCCCGGACGGCCGCCGCGAACTCCGGCTCCGCCGTCTCGAACACGGCCCAGTTGTTCGTCGTCGTCATCCCTCCATCCAAGCGCGGATCGCGCGCCGCCGCCGCTCAGACGCGCACGATGCCGGCCTCCCGGGCTGCCGCCAGCCAGGACGGGAACTCCGCGACCAGCCGGTCGTACAGCACGTCGTCCGGAACCCGGCGCGGGTCCTCGCCGGCGTGGAAGTAGCCCGCGTTGTCGACGACCCGCTTCGCGGGGACGGGGAGTTCGTCGAGGCGGCGCAGGAAGTCGAACTGGGTGCTGCGGGTGTTGCCGAAACCGACGAACTGCCAGAACAGCGGGAGCCGGGCGGCCTTGCAGAGGTACCGCTCCGCCAAGGCCTTGTTGATCGGTCCGCCGTCCGTCTGGAACACGACCAGCGCGGGGTCTGCGGCGCCGGACTCCAGGTAGTGGTCGATCACCGCGTCCATCGCCAGGTGGTAGGCCGTCTTGCCCATGTGGCCCAGGCCGGCGGCGATCTCGGTGACCCGACCGGCGTGGTCGGCCAGGGAGACCTCCGCGACCGCGTCCACCTCCGTGGAGAAGAACACGACGGGCACCCGGCCGTCGGTGTCCAGGTGGGCGGAGAGCCCCAGTACCCGGTCGGCCAGGGACTGCACGCTGCCGTCCCGGTAGTACGGGCGCATCGACCCCGAGTAGTCCAGGACCAGGTACACGCAGGCCCGGCCGCCCTCCATGCCGTGTTTGCGCAGCGACACCCCGGCGCTCTTGTACAGGTTCACCAACGCCGGAGCGGCATCTTCCAGCTTGCGGAGGTCTATTGCACTACCCGTCATGGCGCCGAGGTTACGGCAGCCGGCGGTGGCGAAACCCGGTGTCGCGCCGGCCGCTCCCAGGCCCCCGTGCGATCGGATCATCCCGCCCCGCGAGGCGCGTGCCGGCTCCGAGCGGGCGCACCCGGCCGCCGCCGCGCGTTCCGCCGGGTCTACGGCCGTGTGCCGCGCTCCGCCGCCAGTGCCTCGATGTCGTCGAGCATCGCGGCCGCCAGGTCGCGCTCGGAGGCGTAGTACCGCTCGGCCCACTTGAGGGTCAGCGTCGGATAGGCCCAGGAGGCCTCCTCCTTGGCGCCTTCCACGTCCGCCACCGCCCGGCGGCGCATTGTCTCCGCGAACTCCCGCTGCTGGAGCAGGACTTCGCGCATCTGCTCCGGCTCCAGCAGATGGCCGAGCCACAGTCGGAGCATCGGTCCGTGCTTGAGCACCGGCGGGTCGACCGGCGCCTCGCGCGCCCATTCCCGTACGGCCGTCATGCCTTCGTCGGTGATCCGGTACACGCGTTTGTCGCGGGTGCCGGTCTCCTGGGCGATCAGGCGCGAGGAGGCGTATCCGGCCTTCTCCAGGCGCTTGAGTTCGCTGTAGATCTGGCTGAAGGACGGGCTCCAGTAGAAGAAGCGCAGTGATCGGTCGGACCACTTCTTCAGGTCGTAGCCGGAGAGCTCCTCGCCGAAGGAGAGCAGCCCGAGCACTGCCCAGCCGGTCGCGGGGAGGGTGCGCTTGTTCGTCTCGTCTGCCACGCGGCGCAGTCTACGACCGGTCCGCGCGGGCTCCCTTCCCTCGACAGAACGTGACTGCTAGAAGTATTCCTCATAGGCATACCTGGCCCCATCCCCCCCGGGAGGCGTGCGTGAAGACCATCCGCCGGTGGGGCCGGACCGTCATCCCGCGCTCACGTGCCCTGGAGGGCTGAACCGTGATCCCACTGGACGGCAAGGTCGTCGTCATCACCGGCGCCGGGCGCGGGCAGGGCGCCGCCGAGGCCCGTCTGTGCGCGGAGGCGGGAGCCCGCGTCGTCGTCACCGACATCCGGGAGGAGGAGGGCCGGGAGGTCGCCGCGACCCTGGGGGACCAGGGGCTGTACGTCCACCACGACGTGACCGACGCCGACGGCTGGGCCCGGGTCGTACGGGAGGCCGTGGCCGCCTTCGGGACGATCTCGGCGCTCGTCAACAACGCGGCCCTGTGGCGCACCGCCCACGTGGAGCGGCAGTCCCTCGCCGACTTCGAGACGCTGCTGCGGGTCAACCTGCTCGGCCCCTTCCTCGGCATCCAGGCCGTCGCCCCCGTGCTGCGCGCCGGCGGGGGCGGCTCGATCGTCAACGTCTCCTCCACCGCCGGACTGGTCGGCATACCGGGCCACGCCGCCTACGGCTCCACCAAGTTCGCCCTGCGCGGGCTGACCCGGTCGGCCGCCCTGGACCTGGCGGGCGACGGGATCCGGGTCAACTCAGTGCACCCGGGCGCCATCGACACCCCGATGATCTCCGCCGTGTCGGACAAGGACTGGTCCCACGTGCCGCTGGGCCGCATGGGCCGCCCCGAGGAGGTCGGGGAACTGGTCCGCTTCCTCTGCTCCGACGCCTCCTCGTACGTCACCGGCGGCGAGTTCACCGTGGACGGGGGGACGACGGCCCGATGAGCGACTCCCTCTCGCCCGCCGCCCGGCGGCTGTGCGACCTCATGACCGCGGCCTTCCCCGGCCCCGGCGACCCGGACGCCCTGCGGGCGGCGGTCGCCGCCGGCGGGCGCGCCCCCGGACCCGCCGTGGCCGACGTGCACGACGACGACGCCTGCGGGGTCCCGGTCCGCGTGTACGACCCCGACCCCGGGGCCTCGGGGCGCCCGCTCGTCGTCCACTTCCACGGCGGCGGCTGGGTGATGTGCGGCCTGGACACCCACGACGCCGGCTGCCGCAGGCTCGCCGCCGCCTCGGGCGCGGTCGTCGTCTCCGTCGACTACCGGCTCGCCCCGGAACACCCCTGGCCCGCCGCGCCCGACGACGCGCTGACCGCACTGCTGTGGGCCCGCTCCCGAGCCGCCGCACTCGGCTGCGATCCCGACCGGACGATCGTCGCCGGGGACTCCAGCGGGGGCACCCTGGCGGCCGTGACCGCGCTGCGGGCCCCCGAACTCGTCGCGGGCCAACTGCTGTTCTACCCGCCCCTGGACGCGGCCATGGACACCCCTTCCGCGGAGACGTACGCGCGGGGGTACTTCCACACCGCCGCCCACATGGCCTGGTACTGGGACCAGTACGGCGGGGACCCCGCCCACCCGCACGTCTCACCGCTGCGCGCCCCCGACCTGACCGGACTGCCGCGCACCCTGATCGTCCTCGCCGACTGCGACGTGCTGCGGGACGAGGGGCTGGCGTACGCCCGCCGGCTGGGCGAGGCGGGCGTGGACTGCGGAGTCCAGCTGTACCCGGGCGTCTTCCACGGCTTCCTGGGCTCACCGCTGCCGGCCGCCGACGCGGCGTACGCGGCGGCGGCCGCGTGGATCAGGGGCTGACCCCGTCGTCGAGGTATCGCCCGGCCCGCGGCGCGCCGGGCACCGGCGAACCGCTGTCGAAGATCGGCGGCGGCGCGAAGAATGGGCCCATGACGACGCCCTCCCGCGCCCGCTCCTTCGACGCCGCCGCCGCGCTGTACGCCGCGCACCGGCCCGCCTACCCCGACGCGCTCCTCGACGCCCTGGAGGAGCTGAGCGGCCGCCCGCTCGCCGGCTCCCGCGTCGCCGACGTGGGGGCCGGGACCGGCATCGCGACGGCCCTGCTGCACGCCCGCGGGGCGCACGTCGTCGCCGTCGAACCCGGCGACGGGATGGCTGCCGAACTGCGCCGCGCGCACCCCGGGATACCGCTGGTGCGCGGGGACGGTGACCGGCTGCCGCTGGCCGGCGACGCCTTCGACCTGCTCACCTACGCGCAGGCCTGGCACTGGACCGACCCCGCCCGCTCCGTCCCCGAGGCCCGCCGCGTGCTGCGGCCCGGCGGCGCGCTCGCGATCTGGTGGAACGACATGGACGAGTCGGTGCCGTGGGTCGCCGACCAGGCCGCGCGGATCCGGGCCCTCTTCGGCGCCGACGGCGTGTCCTTCCGCACGCTGCCCGCCGGCCTCGACTCCGGCTTCCGCACCCGCACCGTGCCCTGGTCCCGCCGGATCACCCTCGACGAGCACCTCGCGAACATCGCCAGCCACTCCGCGTTCCTCCTCCTCGGCGAGGCCGGCACCCGGGAGTTCACGGACCGGGAGCGGTCGGTACTGGGCGCCCTCTTCCCGGACGGCACGGTGGAGGAGCCGTACGTGGTCAGCCTCCACGTGAGCGTCCTGTGACGGGGCGCCCCGCCACCGCCACCCCCACCGCTACCGCCGGGCGGCCCCGAGCACCGCCGCCCGGCACGCCGACGGCGTCCCCCACGCGTCCCGCAGCGGGCGCGCCTTGCGCAGCCACAGCGACAGGTCCAGCTCCTCGGTGTAGCCGACCGCCCCGTGGAGCTGGAGCGCCGTCATCGCCGCCGCGTACGCGGCCTCGCCCGCCGCCAGCTTCGCCGCCGCGACCTCGCCCGGATCGAGGGACAGCCCGGCCGCCCACACCAGCGGCCGGGCGAACTCCAGGCCCAGCAGGGTGTCCGCCAGCCGGTGCTTGACCGCCTGGAACCCGCCGATCGGCGTGCCGAACTGCGTGCGCTGCTTCGCGTACTCCACCGTCCGCGCCAGCAGGGCCTCCCCGACGCCCAGGCACTGCGCCGCCGTGAGCAGCCGCGCCCACCCCAGGGCGCTCCCCGCCGCCGCCGTCACCGCCGGCCCGCGGGCGAGCAGCTCACCGCCCCCGACCGGGGGGCGCAGCAGCCTGCGCGTCGGGTCCGTCGAGCGCAGGACCGGCCCGCCGTCCGGGTCCGCCAGCCGTAGTTCGCCGGCCCGCGACACCGTGAAGCAGTACGTGGCCGCGTCCGCGTCCAGGGCGTACGGGGCCGCGTCCGGCAGGGTCAGCGAGGCCGAGGCGCCGCCCGAGAGCAGCCCCGGGAGGAAACGCTTCGCCGGCCCCTCGTCCCCCAACCCCGCCAGCAGCACCGCGGCCGCGACCGTCTCCACCACCGGCCCCGGCACCCCGGCCCGCCCCAACTCCACGAAACCGAGGGCCGCTTCCAGCGGCAGCGGCCCCAGCCCGTCGTGTTCCCCGTCCGCGGCGAGCGCGAACAGGCCCGTGTCGGCGAGGCGGGACCACAGGGCCCGGCCCGGCGCGTGGTCCCCCGCGCCCCAGGCCCGTACGGCCGCCGGGACCTCGGACGCGTCGAGCAGTCGGCGCAGCGTCCGCACGAAGTCGCGCTGCTCGTCGGTCGGCAGGAAGCGCATCAGCGGCGGCCCTTCGGAAGGCCGAGCAGCCGCTCGGCGATGATGTCGCGCTGGATCTCGTTCGTCCCGGCGTAGATCGGCCCGGCCAGGGAGAAGAGCCACGGTTCGGCCCACGCGCCGTCCGCGAGTTCCGCGTCCGCGCCCAGCAGGTCGAGCGCCGTCTCGTGCAGGGCGATGTCGTACCGGGACCAGAACACCTTGTTCAGGCTGGACTCGGCGCCGATGGTCTCGCCCGCCGCGAAGCGCGAGGCGTTCCCCCACGTGAACAGCTCGTACGCGCGCGCCCCGACCAGCGCGTCCGCGACCCGGTCCGACAGCGCGGTGTCGGCGGGATCCCCGACCTCCCGCCACATCCCGAGCAGCCGGTCCGCCGCCGCCAGGAACCGGCCGGGGGAGCGCAGGGTCAGCCCCCGCTCGTTGCCGGTCGTGGACATCGCGATCCGCCAGCCCTGCCCCGGCTCCCCGATGACGTCCTCGTCCGGGACGAACACCCCGTCCAGGAAGAGTTCGGCGAACGCCGGTTTGCCGTCCAGCCGGCCGATCGGCCGCACGGTCACCCCCGGCGCCCGCAGGTCGAACATCAGGTACGTCAGCCCCTGGTGCGGCTTCGGGGCCTGGGGGTCGGTCCGGAAGATGCCGAACGCCCGGTCCGCGAACGCCGCCCGCGAGGACCAGGTCTTCTGCCCGGACAGCAGCCAACCCCCCTCCGTGCGGACCGCCCTCGACGTCAGGGAGGCCAGGTCGGAGCCCGACTCGGGCTCCGACCAGGCCTGTGCCCAGATCACCTCGCCGCTCGCCATGGACGGGAGCACCCGCGCCCGCTGCTCGGCCGTCGCGTGGTCGAAGAGGGTGGGGGCCAGCAGGTTGATGCCGTTCTGGGAGACCCGGCCGGGCGCGCCCGCCGCCCAGTACTCCTCCTCGAACACCAGCCACCGCTCGATGTCCACGCCCCGGCCGCCGTACTCCTCGGGCCAGGACACCACCGCCCAACGGTCGGCGTGCAGCCGGGCCTCCCACTCCCGGTGCGCGGCGAACCCCTCGGCCGTCTCCAGCGAGGGGAGGGGGGCGGTCGGGACGTGTCCGGCCAGCCAGGCCCGGGCCTCCGCGCGGAAGGCCTGCGCCTGCGGGGTGTGGGTGAGGTCCATCAGACGTTCGCCCCCTTCGCGGTGGCGCCCTTCGGGGCCGCGTGGAGTACCGGCGGTCCGTCGGTCTCGGGGGTGCGGGCAGCGGACATCGACACATCCTTCCCTAACAAGTGTTTGGTAGGTTAACGTACGGACATGAGCGCCGTCGAGGAGAGCGGCGCCACCTCTTCTCCGTGCCGACACCGTCCACGCGGCTCGGGCGGGATCCGGCGCGACACCATCGCCGAGCGGATCCTCGGCCTTCCCAAGGAGGTACGGGCGTGAACGCACCCGAGTACGTCACCGGGCACGGGCTGCTCGCCGGCCGGACCGCCGTGATCACCGCCGCCGCCGGGGCCGGCATCGGCGGCGCCACCGCCCGCCGCTTCCTGGAGGAGGGCGCCCGCGTCCTGATCGGCGACGCCCACGCCCGCCGCCTCAAGGAGACCGAGGACGCGCTGGCCGCCGAGTTCGGGGCGGACCGGATCGACTCCCTGCCGTGCGACGTCACCGACGAGGACCAGGTCCGGGCCCTGTTCGCGCGCGCCGAACAGACCCACGGCGGCCTCGACGTCGTCGTCAACAACGCCGGACTCGGCGGCACCGCGACCCTGGTCGACATGACCGACGACCAGTGGGGCCGGGTCCTCGACGTCACCCTCAACGGCACCTTCCGCTGCACCCGCGCCGCCCTGCGCTCCTTCAAGGCCGCGGGCACCGGCGGCGGGGTCGTCGTCAACAACGCCTCCGTCGTCGGCTGGCGCGCCCAGACCGGCCAGGCCCACTACGCCGCCGCGAAGGCCGGGGTGATGGCGCTCACCCGCTGCGCCGCCCTGGAGGCCGCCGAGTTCGGCGTACGGATCAACGCGGTCGCCCCCAGCCTCGCCATGCACCCGCACCTGGTGAAGGTCACGAGCGAGGAACTCCTCGCCGAACTCACCGCCCGCGAGGCCTTCGGCCGCTACGCCGAACCCTGGGAGGTCGCCAACGTCATCGTGTTCCTGGCCAGCGGCTACTCGTCGTACATGACCGGCGAGACCGTGTCGGTCAGCAGCCAGCACGCGTAGGTCGAGAATGGGCGCGTGCCGACGAACAAGAAGAAGCCACAGGTGACCGCGTCCCCCGAGCGCAGACGGGAGCTCCTCGACACCGCCGCCGAGGTCTTCGCCGCGCAGGGCTACAACGCCACCACCGTGCGCAAGATCGCCGATGCCGCCGGGATGCTCGCCGGCAGCCTCTACTACCACTTCGATTCCAAGGAATCGATGCTCGACGAGATCCTCTCGGCCTTCCTGAACGAGCTGTGGGCGGGGTACGACACCGTCCTCGCCGCCGGTCTCGGCCCCAGGGAGACCATCGAGGCCCTCGTCACCGAGTCCTTCCGGGAGATCGACCGGCACCGCGCCGCCGTCGCGATCTACCAGAAGGAATCCCGCCACCTCTCCGCGCAACCCCGCTTCCACTACCTCTCCGACTCGCAGCAGAAGTTCGAGAAGGCCTGGCTGGGGACGCTGGAGCGCGGAGTGGCCGCCAAGGTCTTCCGGGCCGACCTGGACATCCGCCTCACCTACCGCTTCGTGCGCGACACGGTGTGGGTCGCGGCCTCCTGGTACCGGCCGGGCGGACAGCACAGCCCCGACGAGATCGCCCGCCAGTACCTGTCGATGGTGCTGGACGGGATCGCCCTGCGCGCCTGACCGAACCAGAGGAGTCCCGATGCCCGAGGCCTACATAGTCGACGCCGTACGCACCCCCGTGGGGCGACGCAAGGGAGGCCTGGCCGGGGTGCACCCCGCCGACCTCGGCGCCCACGTCCTGCGGGCCCTGATGGAACGCTCCGGGGTGGACCCCGCCGCCGTCGAGGACGTGGTCTTCGGCTGCCTCGACACCGTCGGACCGCAGGCCGGCGACATCGCACGGACCGCCTGGCTCGCCGCCGGCCTCCCCGAGGAGGTCCCGGGGGTGACGGTGGACCGCCAGTGCGGCTCCTCCCAGCAGGCCGTCCACTTCGCCGCGCAGGGCGTGCTGTCCGGCACCCAGGACCTGGTCGTCGCCGGCGGCACCCAG of the Streptomyces sp. NBC_01426 genome contains:
- a CDS encoding glycoside hydrolase domain-containing protein; protein product: MPSRMLLLRCLLGAALLMPAQAAVAVTATGGEGRTVDYRGLRLTVPADWRVVDLDLTPDACLRLDRPTLYLGHAGTQAECTGRAAVTRADTLHLEPLDGAPPRADVPTLKANPGAPLPRTGSDSNELRYALRGSGVMATVSYGTGPDAVRGLLERARRTPAGAPGTVADTVTAALPAPRTAQEPFTGLGFDACTAPTQSAMTAWRQGSPFGAVGVYIGGPARACAQPRLTAGWVGKQTEAGWHLMPIWVGPQPWRSNTTGLSTDPSRANEQGIAAAEGAADAARSLGLGPGTLLYNDLEHYTDRATWDAPVVAYLTAWTVRLHELGYKSAAYVHAASGVPALSAHHHQAPQAMPDVLWVARWNLSATVSDADMGLPTGTTKWAGPRRAHQFRGGHDATYGGVTINIDRSWIDVDPRLLTVPGTIGIGPLA
- a CDS encoding pyridoxamine 5'-phosphate oxidase family protein, translating into MTTTNNWAVFETAEPEFAAAVRARFAQYPHHVLGTLRKDGSPRLAGLNVDIRGGELWLGMMPGSMKARDLQRDPRFALHCNPGPGEEMEGGDVRISGRALELVDPPELHRYAEETETPHPFHLFHADLTEIVRITVEGDDLVVRTWTPEHGVHTLRRGNDDEPPREDPAGDSPAG
- a CDS encoding acyl-CoA dehydrogenase family protein codes for the protein MDLTHTPQAQAFRAEARAWLAGHVPTAPLPSLETAEGFAAHREWEARLHADRWAVVSWPEEYGGRGVDIERWLVFEEEYWAAGAPGRVSQNGINLLAPTLFDHATAEQRARVLPSMASGEVIWAQAWSEPESGSDLASLTSRAVRTEGGWLLSGQKTWSSRAAFADRAFGIFRTDPQAPKPHQGLTYLMFDLRAPGVTVRPIGRLDGKPAFAELFLDGVFVPDEDVIGEPGQGWRIAMSTTGNERGLTLRSPGRFLAAADRLLGMWREVGDPADTALSDRVADALVGARAYELFTWGNASRFAAGETIGAESSLNKVFWSRYDIALHETALDLLGADAELADGAWAEPWLFSLAGPIYAGTNEIQRDIIAERLLGLPKGRR
- a CDS encoding VWA domain-containing protein, with the protein product MTGSAIDLRKLEDAAPALVNLYKSAGVSLRKHGMEGGRACVYLVLDYSGSMRPYYRDGSVQSLADRVLGLSAHLDTDGRVPVVFFSTEVDAVAEVSLADHAGRVTEIAAGLGHMGKTAYHLAMDAVIDHYLESGAADPALVVFQTDGGPINKALAERYLCKAARLPLFWQFVGFGNTRSTQFDFLRRLDELPVPAKRVVDNAGYFHAGEDPRRVPDDVLYDRLVAEFPSWLAAAREAGIVRV
- a CDS encoding SDR family oxidoreductase — protein: MNAPEYVTGHGLLAGRTAVITAAAGAGIGGATARRFLEEGARVLIGDAHARRLKETEDALAAEFGADRIDSLPCDVTDEDQVRALFARAEQTHGGLDVVVNNAGLGGTATLVDMTDDQWGRVLDVTLNGTFRCTRAALRSFKAAGTGGGVVVNNASVVGWRAQTGQAHYAAAKAGVMALTRCAALEAAEFGVRINAVAPSLAMHPHLVKVTSEELLAELTAREAFGRYAEPWEVANVIVFLASGYSSYMTGETVSVSSQHA
- a CDS encoding acyl-CoA dehydrogenase family protein, whose product is MRFLPTDEQRDFVRTLRRLLDASEVPAAVRAWGAGDHAPGRALWSRLADTGLFALAADGEHDGLGPLPLEAALGFVELGRAGVPGPVVETVAAAVLLAGLGDEGPAKRFLPGLLSGGASASLTLPDAAPYALDADAATYCFTVSRAGELRLADPDGGPVLRSTDPTRRLLRPPVGGGELLARGPAVTAAAGSALGWARLLTAAQCLGVGEALLARTVEYAKQRTQFGTPIGGFQAVKHRLADTLLGLEFARPLVWAAGLSLDPGEVAAAKLAAGEAAYAAAMTALQLHGAVGYTEELDLSLWLRKARPLRDAWGTPSACRAAVLGAARR
- a CDS encoding SDR family NAD(P)-dependent oxidoreductase yields the protein MIPLDGKVVVITGAGRGQGAAEARLCAEAGARVVVTDIREEEGREVAATLGDQGLYVHHDVTDADGWARVVREAVAAFGTISALVNNAALWRTAHVERQSLADFETLLRVNLLGPFLGIQAVAPVLRAGGGGSIVNVSSTAGLVGIPGHAAYGSTKFALRGLTRSAALDLAGDGIRVNSVHPGAIDTPMISAVSDKDWSHVPLGRMGRPEEVGELVRFLCSDASSYVTGGEFTVDGGTTAR
- a CDS encoding PadR family transcriptional regulator; translation: MADETNKRTLPATGWAVLGLLSFGEELSGYDLKKWSDRSLRFFYWSPSFSQIYSELKRLEKAGYASSRLIAQETGTRDKRVYRITDEGMTAVREWAREAPVDPPVLKHGPMLRLWLGHLLEPEQMREVLLQQREFAETMRRRAVADVEGAKEEASWAYPTLTLKWAERYYASERDLAAAMLDDIEALAAERGTRP
- a CDS encoding TetR/AcrR family transcriptional regulator, coding for MPTNKKKPQVTASPERRRELLDTAAEVFAAQGYNATTVRKIADAAGMLAGSLYYHFDSKESMLDEILSAFLNELWAGYDTVLAAGLGPRETIEALVTESFREIDRHRAAVAIYQKESRHLSAQPRFHYLSDSQQKFEKAWLGTLERGVAAKVFRADLDIRLTYRFVRDTVWVAASWYRPGGQHSPDEIARQYLSMVLDGIALRA
- a CDS encoding class I SAM-dependent methyltransferase, with the protein product MTTPSRARSFDAAAALYAAHRPAYPDALLDALEELSGRPLAGSRVADVGAGTGIATALLHARGAHVVAVEPGDGMAAELRRAHPGIPLVRGDGDRLPLAGDAFDLLTYAQAWHWTDPARSVPEARRVLRPGGALAIWWNDMDESVPWVADQAARIRALFGADGVSFRTLPAGLDSGFRTRTVPWSRRITLDEHLANIASHSAFLLLGEAGTREFTDRERSVLGALFPDGTVEEPYVVSLHVSVL
- a CDS encoding alpha/beta hydrolase — translated: MSDSLSPAARRLCDLMTAAFPGPGDPDALRAAVAAGGRAPGPAVADVHDDDACGVPVRVYDPDPGASGRPLVVHFHGGGWVMCGLDTHDAGCRRLAAASGAVVVSVDYRLAPEHPWPAAPDDALTALLWARSRAAALGCDPDRTIVAGDSSGGTLAAVTALRAPELVAGQLLFYPPLDAAMDTPSAETYARGYFHTAAHMAWYWDQYGGDPAHPHVSPLRAPDLTGLPRTLIVLADCDVLRDEGLAYARRLGEAGVDCGVQLYPGVFHGFLGSPLPAADAAYAAAAAWIRG